From the genome of Legionella beliardensis:
AATCTAGTACTGATAAAGGGTGGTAAGCACATTACAACTAAACCAAATACTAAGGTTAATTCATAGCGAGTAATGCTACCAATATCAATAGTATCAGGAGGTATAAAACTAACGACTAAAGTAGCTAATACACCGATAATGCCTATCCCTGATACGATTAACATACCTAATAGCCCGCCCGGTATTTTAAAAAGCCGCGGTTTTTTTGGATGGCTTATCCTAAGCTTAATAGCTGCAACAAACATAATCAAATACATCAACATATATAATTGCGCAGCTAATGCCGTTAACAACCAATAGGAACTATTAACACTGGGCATAAAAAGAAAGAGGGCAGATAGCACGGTAACAATAATTGCTTGAATGATTAGAATAACGATAGGTGCACCATGCTTATTAGATCGTCGAAATATTTCTGGCAAATTTCCTTCCGAAGCTGCGACCATTAATCCTTTTGTTGGTGCGATTATCCAATTACTTACCCCACCTAAACCACCCATAATCAGCATTAACGCAATAATTGGCATCAGCCAAATTAGATGATAACGTCCAAAAAAAGCATTAAATGCCTGCATGATGCCAGCAACTAAGTTAATTTCTTTATTTGGTAAGACAATTGCAATTGCTAACGAGCCCAGAATTAACGTTACTAGAATAATTGCTACTGAAATAACTAAAGCCCGCGGAAATGCATATTGAGGGTTATGAACATCATTTGCATGCACCGTAGCAATTTCGATACCGCAAAAAGACATCATAATTGCTGTTAAGGAAACCCATAATGAGCTTTCATGCCCTTGTGGCAATATGCTATGCAAATTAAATTGAATTTGAGAAGGATTATTGCCTAATAACCATACTATACCTAAGGCAATAATTAATGTCATAGGCACAATTAACCCTGAAATCGCACAGATATTACTAAAAAGAGCTGCTGATTTCATACCACTAATATTAATCCAAGTGACAATCCAAAAAGACGCGGTAATAACTAACCACAGAAAGACAGGGTTGGTAACCAATGAAGGATTAATTAGATAGCCAATTGTACCCGCGACAAAAGATAGGATAGTGGGATACCAAATAACATTTTCAATCCATTGTAGCCAAATAGCTAAAAATCCAGCTTTTTTACCAAAAGCTTCTTTAACCCAAATATAAATTCCACCTTGCTCTGCCCATCCTGAGGCTAATTCTGCAGAAACTAATGCCGTAGGAATTAAGAAAAATAAAGCACCAAGCAGAAAGAAAAAAATCAGTTGGCTGCCAAATAAAGCGGTAGCAGGTAAATTACGGATACTATCAACTGATCCAACAGTAATCATAGTCAGGCTAAAAATACTCAATACATGCTTGTTACTCATTGCATTCCTTCTTGCTCTTGAAAACGCGCTAATACATGATTATACGTGGCTTAGCTTAAGAAAACATTATAATAGAATAAAAAATAGACAAATTTGCTAGTTTACTGCACTCTTATCTTTTTGTAAATTATGAAAACTGCCATAATAATTTATGGTTGTAAATTAATATGTTTCTAAAATTATCTTT
Proteins encoded in this window:
- a CDS encoding APC family permease — encoded protein: MSNKHVLSIFSLTMITVGSVDSIRNLPATALFGSQLIFFFLLGALFFLIPTALVSAELASGWAEQGGIYIWVKEAFGKKAGFLAIWLQWIENVIWYPTILSFVAGTIGYLINPSLVTNPVFLWLVITASFWIVTWINISGMKSAALFSNICAISGLIVPMTLIIALGIVWLLGNNPSQIQFNLHSILPQGHESSLWVSLTAIMMSFCGIEIATVHANDVHNPQYAFPRALVISVAIILVTLILGSLAIAIVLPNKEINLVAGIMQAFNAFFGRYHLIWLMPIIALMLIMGGLGGVSNWIIAPTKGLMVAASEGNLPEIFRRSNKHGAPIVILIIQAIIVTVLSALFLFMPSVNSSYWLLTALAAQLYMLMYLIMFVAAIKLRISHPKKPRLFKIPGGLLGMLIVSGIGIIGVLATLVVSFIPPDTIDIGSITRYELTLVFGLVVMCLPPFISTRFQKSKINSKKQLEVA